TTTAGCAAATGATGATAAATAATTAAGTGTTTTGATAAAAAATAGCTAGCCAAATTGTGGGCTGGCTTACCGAAGTATATTTTATTCTATGTTTTTCCCTTGCTTTTATATCTAAAAAATCACCTTTTATTAACTTCACTTCTCTATTCTCTTCAAATTCTATAATTGCATCACCTTCTAAAATTAATATAAACTCATTTTCATCTTGCTCATACCAAAAATTATCCTCACTTTTTTGACCATTTGAGACAATTCTTTCAACTCTAACGCTTTTTTCTCTTAATAAAGTGATATATTCTTCATTATTTTTATCAACATTAACTTTATCAAATATGTTTTTCTTCTTCATTTATTCCTCTTTTTATAATTCGTATAAAATTAGTCTAGATTAATCTTATATGAATTTAAACATTTAAAATAAGGTTTAACACCCATTATATAGCTATTTAATAAGAATCTAGATACTTGAGTATATTAATCTATATTAAATCACTTGACATTAAATGAAAAATATATTACAATTTCACATATAGATTTAATATGATATACAAAAAGGAATAAATATGCAACAAGATACTATTGCAGTTCACGCAGGTTATAATAAAAAAGAGGGTTGGGGTACAATGAATGTACCTATTGCTCAAACTACAGCTTTTGCATTTAGAGATGCAGAGCATGCAGCTAATTTATTTGCACTTAAAGAGTTAGGGTCAATATATACAAGACTTACAAATCCTACTACTGATGTATTAGAACAAAGATTTGCACAGCTTGAAGGTGGAGCAGCAGCTATTTGTGTAGCTTCTGGGCAAAGTGCAATTTTTTATGCTATAGCAAATGTGGCAAGTGCGGGAGATAATATCTTAATCTCTAATAAACTTTATGGTGGAGCAGTTACACTTTTAACTCATACAATCAAAAGATTTGGTATTGAAGCTAGAGTTTTTGATGTATCTGATGCTTCAAATTTGGAAGAACAAATTGACGATAAAACAAAAGCAATCTTTTTTGAATCTTTATCTAATCCTCAAATTGCAGTTGCAGATGTTGAAAGCATAGTAGAAATTGCAAAAAGAAAAGGTGTTTTAACTGTTTGTGATAATACTGTTGCAAGTGCATCTTTATTTAATCCAATCAAATGGGGAGTTGATGTTGTTGTACACTCAACTTCAAAATATACAAATGGACAAGGTAGTGCTATTGGTGGGATTATCGTAGAAAGAGATGGTTTAGCAGAATTTTTTAAAGAAAATGCTTCTAAATATACAGAGTTTACAGAGCCTGATGAATCATACCATGGTTTAGTGTATGTGGATGTTCCTCTTCCAAATTTTTGTTTGAGAATAAGATTAGCATTATTAAGAGATATTGGAGCAGCACAATCTCCTCATAACTCTTGGATATTATTACAAACTTTAGAAACTTTATCTTTAAGAATGGAAAAACACTCTAATAGTACACTAGAAGTTGCTAAATTCTTAGAGTCACATCCTAAAGTTAAAGCAGTAAATTATCCAGGATTAGAATCTAACAAAGATTATGCAAAAGCACAAAAATATTTCAAAGATGGTAAAGCATCTGGACTATTATCTTTTGATGTAGAATCTTATGATGATGCTAAAAAAATTATTGACAGCGCAAAACTGTTTTCAGTTGTGGTAAATATTGGTGA
This portion of the Arcobacter nitrofigilis DSM 7299 genome encodes:
- a CDS encoding O-acetylhomoserine aminocarboxypropyltransferase/cysteine synthase family protein: MQQDTIAVHAGYNKKEGWGTMNVPIAQTTAFAFRDAEHAANLFALKELGSIYTRLTNPTTDVLEQRFAQLEGGAAAICVASGQSAIFYAIANVASAGDNILISNKLYGGAVTLLTHTIKRFGIEARVFDVSDASNLEEQIDDKTKAIFFESLSNPQIAVADVESIVEIAKRKGVLTVCDNTVASASLFNPIKWGVDVVVHSTSKYTNGQGSAIGGIIVERDGLAEFFKENASKYTEFTEPDESYHGLVYVDVPLPNFCLRIRLALLRDIGAAQSPHNSWILLQTLETLSLRMEKHSNSTLEVAKFLESHPKVKAVNYPGLESNKDYAKAQKYFKDGKASGLLSFDVESYDDAKKIIDSAKLFSVVVNIGDSKSLIVHPASTTHSQLSEEELLKAGVNPSTIRLSIGLEDPIDLIEDLTQALS
- a CDS encoding cupin domain-containing protein — translated: MKKKNIFDKVNVDKNNEEYITLLREKSVRVERIVSNGQKSEDNFWYEQDENEFILILEGDAIIEFEENREVKLIKGDFLDIKAREKHRIKYTSVSQPTIWLAIFYQNT